One stretch of Streptomyces sp. NBC_00443 DNA includes these proteins:
- a CDS encoding MurR/RpiR family transcriptional regulator — translation MSADRTTSGTAHGLSHGAPHGADSPAARLQALFEGHRLTPTQRRIAHSMVRRAADVPFLSSVELAELAGVSQPSVTRFAVALGFDGYPALRRHLREVAPMEPAADTGSYNEYQQAVEAEIENLRHLAEVLADPRPVQKAGRLLSASRPLPVLGLRAAASQAYGFAYFAAKVHPDVRLLHEGGTMIHDRIDAAVQAGATALLCFALPRHPREVVDTLTYAKEAGLTVVTVADSAFAPVAKVSDLLLPAAVGTGLAFDTACAPMLLGRVLLEAMCDDLPDAQARLEEFDARAAVRGLFVE, via the coding sequence ATGAGCGCGGACAGGACCACGAGCGGAACGGCACACGGGCTGTCCCATGGGGCGCCCCACGGGGCCGACAGCCCCGCCGCGCGTCTCCAGGCGCTCTTCGAGGGGCACCGGCTCACCCCGACCCAGCGGCGTATCGCACACAGCATGGTGCGGCGGGCCGCCGACGTGCCGTTCCTGTCCAGCGTGGAGTTGGCCGAGCTGGCCGGGGTCAGCCAGCCGTCCGTGACCCGCTTCGCCGTCGCCCTCGGCTTCGACGGCTATCCCGCCCTGCGCAGGCACCTGCGCGAGGTCGCGCCCATGGAGCCGGCGGCGGACACCGGCTCGTACAACGAGTACCAGCAGGCCGTCGAGGCCGAGATCGAGAACCTGCGGCACCTCGCGGAGGTGCTCGCCGACCCGCGCCCGGTGCAGAAGGCCGGACGCCTGCTCTCGGCCTCCCGCCCGCTGCCCGTGCTCGGCCTGCGGGCCGCGGCCTCCCAGGCGTACGGCTTCGCCTACTTCGCCGCCAAGGTCCACCCGGACGTACGGCTGCTGCACGAGGGCGGCACGATGATCCACGACCGGATCGACGCCGCCGTACAGGCCGGCGCGACGGCCCTGCTCTGCTTCGCGCTGCCCCGGCACCCGCGCGAGGTCGTGGACACCCTGACCTACGCCAAGGAGGCCGGGCTGACGGTCGTGACCGTCGCCGACTCCGCCTTCGCGCCGGTCGCCAAGGTCTCCGACCTGCTGCTGCCCGCCGCCGTCGGCACGGGCCTCGCGTTCGACACGGCCTGCGCGCCGATGCTGCTGGGCCGGGTCCTGCTGGAGGCGATGTGCGACGACCTCCCGGACGCCCAGGCGCGACTGGAGGAGTTCGACGCGCGGGCGGCGGTGCGGGGGCTGTTCGTGGAGTGA
- a CDS encoding roadblock/LC7 domain-containing protein, with product MAAEVPILDEFRRLRARVPQLTGALAAGVDGLVLAHDTPGVEPDGLAALTAAALGVAVRVTDATGRGDFRELLMRGTEGYVATYAAGRTAVLTLLAQDGVNVGRLHLEGRRAGARIGELVDAEAAPVRRSPAKSAAKEPAKPMPTRTRTARAARSNTNARTTTES from the coding sequence ATGGCGGCCGAGGTCCCGATACTCGACGAGTTCCGCCGGCTCAGAGCCCGCGTGCCCCAGCTGACCGGAGCACTCGCGGCCGGTGTGGACGGCCTCGTCCTCGCCCACGACACCCCCGGCGTCGAACCGGACGGCCTCGCCGCCCTCACCGCCGCCGCGCTCGGCGTCGCGGTGCGGGTGACGGACGCGACCGGCCGCGGCGACTTCCGCGAACTGCTCATGCGCGGCACGGAGGGCTATGTGGCGACGTACGCCGCGGGCCGTACCGCCGTGCTGACGCTGCTCGCCCAGGACGGCGTCAACGTCGGCCGGCTGCACCTGGAGGGCCGCCGCGCGGGTGCCCGGATCGGGGAGCTCGTCGACGCGGAGGCGGCACCTGTGCGCCGCAGCCCTGCCAAGAGCGCCGCCAAGGAGCCCGCCAAACCCATGCCCACCCGCACGAGAACCGCGCGCGCCGCACGCAGCAACACCAACGCGCGTACCACTACTGAGAGTTGA
- a CDS encoding diaminopimelate decarboxylase, with amino-acid sequence MTGDGVGDGAGSGAGMPAQDAERVVRRDEAVRAAVEQGLLGPGSPIVGLLDVTGIRESAAALRAAFDAVVAPGTPVLHAFAVKATPLVAVVRLLREEGIGAEVASPGELALARAAGLGPEMTVLDSPAKTPAELREALALGIAVNADNPQELDRIDALMKSAASRSPLGIRVNPQVGGGSIEATSTATATSKFGVALRDEGAREWVVRAYQDRPWLTRLHAHTGSQGIPLSLMAQGVAEAYALAEEINGRIGRRQIDTLDIGGGLPVNFASDLTTPTYAQYVRLLGEAVPGLFDGRYGLVTEFGRSLLAKHGTVVARVEYAKSAGGRPVAVTHAGVQVATRTVYAPGSWPLRIAAYDGKGRAKEGPAVVQDVAGPACFSGDLLAEGAALPLLEQGDFAAALDTGAYYFAHHYAYNSLARPGIHGFVPDGAGGIAFATVREPQSLDEIVAESGGAHAASLTTLGTSAPLT; translated from the coding sequence ATGACGGGGGATGGCGTGGGCGACGGAGCAGGCAGCGGAGCCGGGATGCCGGCGCAGGACGCCGAGCGGGTGGTCCGGCGGGACGAGGCGGTGCGGGCGGCCGTGGAGCAGGGGCTGCTCGGGCCCGGCTCCCCGATCGTCGGCCTGCTCGACGTCACCGGCATCCGGGAGTCGGCGGCAGCGCTGCGGGCGGCGTTCGACGCGGTGGTGGCGCCGGGCACGCCCGTGCTGCACGCCTTCGCGGTGAAGGCGACCCCGCTGGTGGCGGTGGTGCGACTGCTGCGCGAGGAGGGCATCGGCGCGGAGGTGGCGAGCCCGGGTGAGCTGGCGCTGGCACGGGCTGCGGGGCTGGGTCCGGAGATGACGGTCCTGGACTCGCCCGCCAAGACGCCGGCCGAACTGCGGGAGGCGCTGGCGCTGGGCATCGCCGTCAACGCGGACAACCCGCAGGAGCTGGACCGCATCGACGCCCTGATGAAGTCGGCGGCCAGCCGCTCCCCGCTCGGGATCCGGGTGAACCCGCAGGTCGGCGGGGGTTCCATCGAGGCGACGTCCACGGCCACGGCGACGTCGAAGTTCGGGGTGGCGCTACGCGACGAGGGGGCGCGGGAGTGGGTCGTACGGGCGTATCAGGACCGCCCGTGGCTGACGCGGCTGCATGCGCACACCGGCTCGCAGGGCATCCCCCTGTCGCTCATGGCGCAGGGGGTCGCGGAGGCGTACGCCCTCGCCGAGGAGATCAACGGGCGGATCGGGCGGCGGCAGATCGACACGCTCGACATCGGCGGCGGGCTGCCGGTGAACTTCGCCTCGGACCTGACGACACCGACGTATGCGCAATACGTGCGACTGCTGGGCGAGGCGGTACCCGGGCTGTTCGACGGGCGGTACGGGCTGGTCACCGAGTTCGGAAGGTCGCTGCTGGCCAAGCACGGGACGGTCGTGGCGCGGGTCGAGTACGCCAAGAGCGCGGGCGGGCGGCCGGTGGCGGTGACGCACGCGGGTGTGCAGGTCGCCACGCGAACGGTGTACGCGCCGGGGAGCTGGCCGCTCAGGATCGCCGCGTACGACGGCAAGGGGCGCGCGAAGGAGGGTCCGGCCGTGGTGCAGGACGTGGCCGGACCGGCCTGCTTCTCGGGAGACCTGCTGGCCGAGGGAGCCGCGCTGCCGTTGCTGGAGCAGGGGGACTTCGCGGCGGCGCTGGACACGGGGGCGTACTACTTCGCGCACCACTACGCGTACAACTCCCTGGCCCGGCCCGGCATCCACGGTTTCGTGCCGGACGGCGCCGGGGGCATCGCCTTCGCGACCGTGCGCGAGCCGCAGTCGCTCGACGAGATCGTGGCCGAATCGGGAGGGGCGCACGCGGCCTCGCTCACCACCTTGGGCACGTCGGCGCCGTTGACGTAG
- the hutU gene encoding urocanate hydratase, producing the protein MSGPRPVRAPRGTELSALGWQQEAALRMLQNNLDPEVAEHPDKLVVYGGTGKAARDWRSFDAMVRTLKGLKQDETMLVQSGRPVGVMQTHEWAPRVLIANSNLVGDWANWEEFRRLEQLGLTMYGQMTAGSWIYIGTQGILQGTYETFAAVAAKKFNGTLAGTITLTAGLGGMGGAQPLAVTMNDGVAICIDCDPRAIERRIEHRYLDVKADSLDHALQLATEARDARRPLSIGVLGNAAELLPQLLSMGAPIDIVTDQTSAHDPLAYLPLGVDFDDMASYAAKDPAGFTTRARESMARHVEAMVGFMDAGAEVFDYGNSIRGEAQLAGYDRAFAFPGFVPAYIRPLFCEGKGPFRWAALSGDPADIAKTDKAILDLFPENESLARWIKLAGERVHFQGLPARICWLGYGERDKAGERFNDMVASGELAAPLAIGRDHLDCGSVASPYRETEAMLDGSDAIADWPLLNAMVNVASGASWVSLHHGGGVGMGRSIHAGQVTVADGTKLGGEKIRRVLTNDPGMGVIRHVDAGYDIAESVADERDVRVPMREGDDA; encoded by the coding sequence ATGTCAGGACCCCGCCCCGTCCGAGCACCGCGCGGTACGGAACTGAGTGCCCTGGGATGGCAGCAGGAGGCCGCCCTGCGGATGCTGCAGAACAACCTCGACCCCGAGGTCGCCGAGCACCCCGACAAGCTCGTGGTCTACGGCGGCACCGGCAAGGCCGCCCGCGACTGGCGCTCCTTCGACGCGATGGTGCGCACGCTGAAGGGCCTGAAGCAGGACGAGACGATGCTCGTCCAGTCCGGCCGCCCCGTCGGCGTCATGCAGACCCACGAGTGGGCCCCGCGCGTCCTCATCGCCAACTCCAACCTCGTCGGCGACTGGGCCAACTGGGAGGAGTTCCGCCGCCTGGAACAGCTGGGTCTGACCATGTACGGCCAGATGACGGCCGGCTCCTGGATCTACATCGGCACCCAGGGCATCCTCCAGGGCACCTACGAGACCTTCGCCGCCGTCGCCGCGAAGAAGTTCAACGGCACCCTCGCCGGGACCATCACCCTCACCGCCGGCCTCGGCGGCATGGGCGGCGCCCAGCCGCTCGCCGTGACCATGAACGACGGCGTCGCGATCTGCATCGACTGCGACCCGCGTGCCATCGAGCGGCGCATCGAGCACCGGTACCTCGACGTGAAGGCCGACTCGCTCGACCACGCCCTCCAGCTGGCCACCGAGGCCCGTGACGCCCGCCGTCCGCTGTCCATCGGCGTCCTCGGCAACGCGGCCGAACTGCTCCCGCAGCTCCTCTCGATGGGCGCCCCCATCGACATCGTCACCGACCAGACCTCGGCACACGACCCGCTGGCCTACCTGCCGCTCGGCGTCGACTTCGACGACATGGCCTCCTACGCGGCCAAGGACCCGGCGGGCTTCACCACCCGGGCCCGCGAGTCCATGGCCAGGCACGTCGAGGCCATGGTCGGCTTCATGGACGCCGGCGCCGAGGTCTTCGACTACGGCAACTCGATCCGCGGCGAGGCCCAACTCGCCGGATACGACCGGGCGTTCGCCTTCCCGGGCTTTGTGCCGGCCTACATCCGCCCCCTGTTCTGCGAGGGCAAGGGCCCCTTCCGCTGGGCCGCCCTCTCGGGCGACCCGGCCGACATCGCCAAGACCGACAAGGCGATCCTGGACCTGTTCCCGGAGAACGAGTCCCTCGCCCGCTGGATCAAGCTGGCCGGCGAGCGGGTGCACTTCCAGGGTCTGCCCGCACGCATCTGCTGGCTCGGCTACGGCGAGCGGGACAAGGCCGGCGAGCGCTTCAACGACATGGTGGCTTCGGGAGAGCTCGCCGCACCGCTGGCCATCGGGCGCGACCACCTCGACTGCGGTTCCGTCGCCTCTCCCTACCGTGAGACCGAGGCCATGCTCGACGGGTCCGACGCGATCGCCGACTGGCCGCTGCTGAACGCCATGGTGAACGTGGCATCCGGTGCGTCGTGGGTGTCCCTTCACCACGGGGGCGGCGTGGGGATGGGGCGGTCCATCCACGCGGGCCAGGTGACGGTGGCCGACGGCACGAAGCTCGGCGGCGAGAAGATTCGCCGGGTCCTCACGAACGACCCCGGGATGGGCGTCATCCGGCATGTCGACGCCGGGTACGACATCGCGGAGTCGGTTGCCGACGAGCGGGACGTCCGCGTCCCGATGCGCGAAGGTGACGACGCGTGA
- a CDS encoding allantoate amidohydrolase yields the protein MTQHSGGHGNASVEAEVSSPSAGGGSFHDMWRDLLPIGRHPASRGYRRFAWTGVDVECRAWFKEQAEARGLAYEVDRNGNQWAWLGDPAAGDAVVTGSHLDSVPDGGAFDGPLGVVSSFAALDELRGRGADFTKPLAIVNFGDEEGARFGLACVGSRLTGGQLTVEGAHKLTDGEGVSLPRAMEAAGYDPDTIGADPERLARIGAFVELHVEQGRALDLSGDRVGIASAIWPHGRWRFDFRGEANHAGTTRLVDRRDPMLSYAETVLAARREAELAGAVATFGKIAVEPNGVNAIPSLVRGWLDSRAEDQASLDRVVGGIEKAAGEYAAAHGIDLDVVRESFTPVVEFDHALRDELARILGQEREPELKVPVLGTGAGHDAGILSGSIPTAMLFVRNPTGVSHSPAEFAAEDDCVAGVIALADVLEGLACT from the coding sequence GTGACGCAGCATTCGGGCGGGCACGGCAACGCTTCGGTGGAAGCTGAGGTCTCGTCGCCGTCCGCGGGCGGTGGCTCGTTCCACGACATGTGGCGGGACCTCCTCCCCATCGGCCGGCACCCCGCCTCCCGCGGGTACCGGCGCTTCGCCTGGACCGGTGTGGACGTCGAATGCCGGGCCTGGTTCAAGGAGCAGGCCGAAGCCCGCGGGCTCGCCTACGAGGTCGACCGCAACGGGAACCAGTGGGCCTGGCTCGGGGACCCCGCCGCCGGGGACGCGGTCGTCACCGGGTCGCATCTCGACTCCGTGCCCGACGGCGGAGCCTTCGACGGCCCCCTCGGTGTCGTGTCCTCCTTCGCCGCGCTCGATGAACTGCGCGGCAGGGGCGCCGACTTCACCAAGCCCCTCGCCATCGTCAACTTCGGCGACGAGGAGGGCGCCCGGTTCGGGCTCGCCTGTGTCGGGTCCCGGCTCACCGGCGGGCAGCTCACCGTCGAGGGCGCCCACAAGCTGACCGACGGCGAGGGCGTCAGCCTGCCCCGGGCCATGGAGGCCGCCGGCTACGACCCCGACACCATCGGCGCCGATCCGGAGCGGCTCGCCCGCATCGGGGCCTTCGTCGAGCTCCATGTCGAGCAGGGCCGTGCCCTCGACCTGTCCGGCGACCGGGTCGGCATCGCCAGCGCCATCTGGCCGCACGGCCGATGGCGGTTCGACTTCAGGGGCGAGGCCAACCACGCCGGGACCACACGGCTCGTGGACCGGCGCGACCCCATGCTGTCCTACGCCGAGACCGTGCTCGCCGCCCGCCGCGAGGCCGAACTCGCCGGTGCCGTCGCCACCTTCGGCAAGATCGCCGTCGAGCCCAACGGCGTCAACGCCATCCCCTCCCTGGTGCGCGGCTGGCTCGACTCCCGTGCCGAGGACCAGGCGAGCCTGGACCGCGTGGTCGGCGGCATCGAGAAGGCGGCCGGCGAGTACGCGGCAGCCCACGGCATCGACCTCGACGTCGTCCGCGAGTCCTTCACGCCGGTCGTCGAGTTCGACCACGCCCTGCGCGACGAACTCGCCCGCATCCTCGGCCAGGAGAGGGAACCCGAGCTCAAGGTTCCCGTCCTGGGCACCGGCGCCGGACACGACGCCGGAATCCTGTCCGGGAGCATCCCGACCGCCATGCTGTTCGTACGCAACCCCACGGGCGTCTCGCACTCCCCGGCCGAGTTCGCCGCCGAGGACGACTGTGTGGCCGGAGTCATCGCCCTCGCCGACGTACTGGAAGGACTGGCCTGCACGTGA
- a CDS encoding formimidoylglutamate deiminase gives MHVTPAQQTRTYWLEHAWLGTHVEPGVAVEVADGRIAAVRTGAQTPPPGAEILRGLTLPGLSNAHSHAFHRALRSTVQVGSGTFWTWREVMYATADRLTPETYRDLARAVYAEMALAGITSVGEFHYVHHAPGGTPYADPNAMGEALVEAAADAGIRITLLDTVYLSSGFGQPPDNHQLRFSDGSAEAWAERCSVLKDRDHARIGAAVHSVRAVPADQLATVARWAEERRAPLHVHLSEQTAENDACREAHGCTPTRLLADHGVLGPRTTGVHNTHLTDEDIALIGGSGTGTCMCPTTERDLADGIGPAVALQRAGSPLSLGSDSHAVIDLLEEARAMELNERLRTRTRGHWTAAALLRAASADGHAALGWDGAGAIEPGALADLTTIVLDSVRTAGPLARLGAETAVFAASAADVSHTVVAGRHVVRDGAHTLVPDVPKALADAVEALRG, from the coding sequence CTGCACGTGACGCCCGCCCAGCAGACCCGTACCTACTGGCTGGAACACGCCTGGCTCGGCACCCACGTCGAGCCGGGAGTGGCCGTCGAGGTCGCGGACGGCCGCATCGCCGCCGTCCGCACCGGCGCGCAAACCCCGCCTCCGGGCGCCGAGATCCTCCGCGGCCTGACGCTCCCCGGCCTTTCCAACGCCCACTCCCACGCCTTCCACCGCGCCCTGCGCTCCACGGTCCAGGTCGGCTCCGGCACCTTCTGGACCTGGCGTGAGGTCATGTACGCCACCGCCGACCGGCTGACCCCGGAGACCTACCGCGATCTCGCCCGCGCGGTGTACGCGGAGATGGCGCTGGCGGGGATCACGTCCGTCGGCGAGTTCCACTACGTGCATCACGCGCCGGGCGGCACCCCCTACGCCGACCCCAACGCCATGGGCGAGGCCCTCGTCGAGGCCGCCGCCGACGCCGGCATCCGCATCACCCTCCTCGACACCGTCTACCTGTCCTCCGGCTTCGGACAGCCCCCCGACAACCACCAGCTCCGCTTCTCCGACGGCAGCGCGGAGGCCTGGGCCGAACGCTGTTCAGTTCTCAAGGACCGGGATCACGCACGGATCGGGGCGGCGGTCCACTCCGTACGGGCCGTGCCCGCCGACCAGTTGGCGACCGTGGCCCGGTGGGCCGAGGAGCGGCGGGCCCCGCTGCATGTGCACCTGTCCGAGCAGACCGCCGAGAACGACGCCTGCCGGGAGGCCCACGGCTGCACGCCCACCCGGCTGCTCGCCGACCACGGTGTCCTCGGGCCGCGCACCACCGGCGTCCACAACACCCACCTCACCGACGAGGACATCGCCCTCATCGGCGGCAGCGGCACCGGCACCTGCATGTGCCCGACGACCGAGCGGGACCTGGCGGACGGCATCGGACCCGCCGTCGCCCTCCAGCGGGCCGGCTCCCCGCTCTCCCTCGGCTCCGACAGCCACGCCGTGATCGACCTGCTCGAAGAGGCGCGCGCCATGGAGCTGAACGAGCGCCTGCGCACCCGGACGCGGGGTCACTGGACGGCGGCTGCCCTCCTGCGGGCGGCCTCGGCCGATGGCCACGCGGCCCTCGGCTGGGACGGCGCGGGAGCCATCGAACCCGGCGCGCTCGCCGACCTCACGACGATCGTGCTCGACTCGGTCAGGACGGCAGGGCCGCTTGCGCGGCTCGGGGCCGAGACGGCCGTATTCGCTGCGTCGGCAGCAGACGTGTCGCATACGGTCGTGGCAGGTCGGCACGTCGTACGCGACGGGGCCCACACTCTCGTACCGGATGTGCCGAAAGCCCTCGCGGACGCCGTCGAAGCCCTGCGCGGATGA
- the hutI gene encoding imidazolonepropionase, producing MTRRRPPGRSASAPEPDPTADQATKDAMSNATTVSPAHSASTASTLITNIAALVTNDPSLGDNSPLGLIQDAAVVIEGDRIAWTGDQSKAPATDNRVDAGGRAVVPGFVDSHSHLVFAGDRTQEFNARMSGRPYSAGGIRTTVAATRAASDEDLERNLTHYLAEALRQGTTTFETKSGYGLTVEDEARALRIAAAHTDEVTFLGAHIVSPDHADDPAAYVALVTGEMLDACAPYARWIDVFCEKGAFDGDQARAILTAGKARGLHPRVHANQLSYGPGVQLAVELDAASADHCTHLTDADVDALANGNTVATLLPGAEFSTRARWPDARRLLDAGATVALSTDCNPGSSFTSSVPFCIALAVRDMGMTPDEAIWSATAGGAAALRRDDIGRLTPGARADLLLLDAPSHVHLAYRPGVPLVSEVWRRGVREA from the coding sequence ATGACGCGGCGCCGCCCACCCGGGCGGTCCGCCTCCGCCCCCGAACCCGACCCCACCGCCGACCAGGCCACCAAGGACGCCATGAGCAACGCGACGACCGTCAGCCCCGCCCACTCCGCGAGCACCGCAAGCACGCTCATCACCAACATCGCCGCCCTGGTCACCAACGACCCCTCCCTCGGTGACAATTCCCCCCTCGGACTGATCCAGGACGCGGCCGTCGTCATCGAGGGCGACCGCATCGCGTGGACCGGTGATCAAAGCAAAGCACCCGCCACTGACAATCGGGTCGACGCCGGTGGCCGGGCGGTCGTCCCGGGCTTCGTGGACTCCCACTCCCACCTCGTCTTCGCGGGCGACCGGACGCAGGAGTTCAACGCCCGGATGTCGGGGCGGCCGTACAGCGCCGGCGGCATCCGCACGACCGTCGCGGCCACCAGGGCGGCGAGCGACGAGGACCTGGAACGCAACCTCACGCACTACCTCGCCGAGGCCCTGCGGCAGGGCACCACCACCTTCGAGACCAAGTCCGGCTACGGCCTGACGGTCGAGGACGAGGCCCGCGCCCTGCGCATCGCCGCCGCCCACACCGACGAGGTCACCTTCCTCGGCGCCCACATCGTCTCCCCGGACCACGCCGACGACCCGGCCGCCTACGTCGCCCTCGTCACCGGCGAGATGCTCGACGCCTGCGCGCCGTACGCCCGTTGGATCGACGTGTTCTGCGAGAAGGGCGCCTTCGACGGCGACCAGGCCCGCGCGATCCTCACCGCGGGCAAGGCCAGGGGCCTGCACCCCCGCGTCCACGCCAACCAGCTCTCCTACGGCCCCGGCGTGCAACTCGCGGTCGAACTGGACGCCGCCAGCGCCGACCACTGCACCCACCTGACGGACGCGGACGTCGACGCCCTGGCGAACGGCAACACGGTCGCCACCCTCCTCCCCGGGGCCGAGTTCTCCACCCGCGCCCGGTGGCCCGACGCCCGACGCCTCCTCGACGCGGGCGCCACCGTCGCCCTGTCCACCGACTGCAACCCGGGCTCGTCCTTCACCTCCTCCGTCCCCTTCTGCATCGCACTCGCGGTACGGGACATGGGGATGACCCCGGACGAGGCGATCTGGTCGGCCACCGCGGGCGGCGCGGCGGCCCTGCGGCGCGACGACATCGGCCGCCTCACCCCGGGCGCCCGCGCCGACCTGCTCCTGCTCGACGCACCCAGCCATGTGCACCTGGCCTACCGCCCGGGCGTACCGCTGGTCAGCGAGGTGTGGCGACGGGGCGTACGCGAGGCCTGA
- a CDS encoding RICIN domain-containing protein encodes MARADDGGDHDRGIHAGASDARLTELLRADTATAYPALQELRARHHAPVLAYARLCTPNDSMARQLAAQAFTLAARQTARGIDPGLPWRHQLLMLTARLAGTWAMDDRAAGLDAGLLLVLNTAGPSGPVPPMLTAFQALPSRTQGLIWYGLVEQEPADRTAGLLGLTREDVTYGTDPALQQLARSCLRARLTASDDPDCADFGRLIEESVRPDSPRDSADLHAHMARCPHCTTAYEELSALRDSPRAALAEGLLTWGGTAYAAGAPGEREGVRRGGAAARLAAKKSWPVPGWPSDRRRVVLVSAALGVALLPLVAFLAAQGGSSSQDPVGAVGTAVSVPPVAVTVTATVSATPSTSSPSPSPSPSRSSTSPSPTKSATPTKTADPKPPPSPTHPPSGTYAQVVNVASGLCLDVGGAFFNGTDVITAPCTSSGTQRWRVDADRGVLQSSADPDYCLDSRGSTDRGVGVWTCDSVEGRNGQNLTFVVDGDGVIRPAIAFGTAVTPAGGAGDGLSLESVSGGGGQRWKAGAA; translated from the coding sequence ATGGCTCGGGCCGACGACGGTGGGGACCATGACCGTGGGATTCACGCGGGCGCGTCCGACGCACGGCTCACCGAACTGCTGCGCGCCGACACGGCCACCGCGTATCCGGCGCTCCAGGAGCTGCGCGCCCGCCATCACGCGCCCGTCCTCGCCTACGCCCGTCTGTGCACCCCGAACGACTCCATGGCCCGGCAGCTGGCGGCCCAGGCGTTCACCCTGGCGGCCCGTCAGACCGCGCGCGGCATCGACCCCGGACTGCCCTGGCGGCACCAACTGCTGATGCTGACCGCCCGGCTGGCCGGGACCTGGGCCATGGACGACCGGGCGGCGGGCCTCGACGCGGGACTGCTGCTCGTGCTGAACACGGCCGGCCCCTCCGGCCCGGTCCCGCCGATGCTGACGGCGTTCCAGGCCCTTCCGTCCCGCACCCAGGGCCTGATCTGGTACGGCCTCGTGGAGCAGGAGCCGGCGGACCGGACGGCCGGCCTCCTCGGCCTCACCCGCGAGGACGTCACGTACGGCACGGACCCGGCGCTCCAGCAGCTCGCCCGGTCCTGCCTGCGCGCCCGTCTCACCGCCTCCGACGACCCCGACTGCGCCGACTTCGGCCGCCTCATCGAGGAGTCCGTACGGCCGGACAGTCCCCGCGACAGCGCCGATCTGCACGCCCACATGGCGCGCTGCCCGCACTGCACGACGGCCTACGAGGAGCTGTCGGCCCTGCGGGACTCACCGCGCGCGGCGCTGGCGGAGGGGCTGCTGACGTGGGGCGGGACGGCGTACGCGGCGGGCGCTCCGGGGGAGCGGGAGGGCGTGCGGCGCGGGGGTGCCGCCGCCCGCCTTGCCGCGAAGAAGAGTTGGCCGGTGCCCGGATGGCCGTCCGATCGTCGCCGGGTGGTGCTGGTGTCGGCGGCGCTCGGGGTGGCGTTGCTGCCGCTGGTGGCGTTCCTGGCGGCCCAGGGCGGATCGTCGTCGCAGGATCCCGTGGGCGCGGTCGGCACGGCGGTGAGCGTGCCGCCGGTGGCGGTCACGGTGACGGCCACCGTGTCGGCGACGCCGTCGACCTCATCGCCGTCACCGTCACCGTCCCCGTCGCGGAGCTCCACGTCGCCGTCGCCCACGAAGAGTGCGACGCCTACGAAGACGGCCGACCCCAAGCCGCCGCCCTCCCCCACGCACCCGCCGAGCGGCACGTATGCCCAGGTCGTGAACGTCGCGTCGGGGCTGTGCCTGGACGTGGGCGGTGCCTTCTTCAACGGGACCGATGTGATCACGGCTCCCTGCACGTCGTCCGGCACCCAGCGCTGGCGGGTCGACGCGGATCGCGGTGTGCTCCAGTCGTCCGCCGATCCCGACTACTGCCTGGACAGCCGTGGTTCGACGGACCGGGGCGTCGGGGTCTGGACGTGCGACTCGGTGGAGGGGCGCAACGGCCAGAACCTGACGTTCGTGGTGGACGGCGACGGCGTGATCCGCCCCGCCATCGCCTTCGGAACTGCGGTGACCCCGGCGGGGGGTGCCGGGGACGGGCTGTCGCTGGAGTCGGTGAGCGGCGGTGGCGGCCAGCGCTGGAAGGCCGGGGCCGCCTGA